The DNA segment GTACGCCCGCAAGGGCATCGCGCGCGGCCGGAGCGTCGTGGTGCTGCAGTACACCGACGGCGTGGTCTTCGTCGCCGAGAATCCCTCCCGCGCCCTGCACAAGGTCAGCGAGATCTACGACCGGATCGCGTTCGCCGCGGTCGGCAAGTACAACGAGTTCGAGAACCTGCGGATCGGCGGCGTGCGCTACGCCGATCTGCGGGGCTACACCTACGACCGTGAGGACGTGACCGCGCGGGGCCTGGCGAACGTCTACGCCCAGACGCTCGGCACGATCTTCTCCAGCGCCGCGGAGAAGCCCTACGAGGTCGAGCTGATCGTCGCGGAGGTCGGCGCGGCCCCCGAGGACGACCAGATCTACCGGCTGCCGCACGACGGCTCGATCGTCGACGAGCACGGCTCGGTGGCGGTCGGCGGCAACGCGGACCAGATCAGCAGCTATCTCGACCAGCGCCACCGCGACGGCATGACGCTGGCCGAGGCGCTCAAGCTGGCGGTGGAGTCCCTGTCGCGGGACACCAACGGCGGCGAGCGCCGGCTGACCGCCGAGCAGCTGGAGGTCGCGACCCTGGACCGCACCCGCCCGCAGCAGCGCAAGTTCAAGCGGATCCTGGGGCGGCAGCTGTCCCGGCTGCTGGACGAGAGCGGCGGGGACGCGGCGGCGGACGCCGGCGCCGGGGAGTCCGGTGCCGCCGGCGGCAAGGGCGCCGAGGACGGCGGAAGCAAGGACAACGGCACCAAGGGCAAGGGCCCGGCGGGCGAGGACGGCTCCGAAGGGGAGCCCCTGCTCTGACGTACCGCCGGGGGCCGAAGCGCCCCGGTCGCGCCCCGGTGGGTCACTGCCCGCCGGGGCGCGCGGCGTTGTCGGGGGTGTCCGCGGGCGGGGCGGTGGAGCCCCGGGTGACCAGTTCGACCGGCAGGGTGGGCACCTGGGCCGGGCGGCCGTCGAGCACGCTCATCAGGGCCCGCATCCCGGCCTCGCCGAACTCCTCGGCGGGCAGCCGTACGGTCGTCAGCTCCGGTTCGACGGCGACGGCCAGGGCCAGGTCGTCGAAGCCGGTGACCGAGACGTCCTCGGGGATCCGCAGACCCAGTCGGCGCGCGGCCTTGCAGGCGCCCGCCGCGATGATGTCGTCGTCGCACAGCAGGGCCGTGGGGCGGGGGCCGGGGGCGGTCAGGGCGGCGTGTGCGGCGTGCAGCCCGGCGTCGACGGCGAGGGCGGCCGGCTGCCGGCGGAGCCGGGCGCCGGGGACGCCCTCCAGGGCCTCGGCGACGGCGCGGGCGCGCAGTGCGAAGGTCCAGGAGTCCACGTCGGCCGCGAGGTGGGTGACGCGGCGGTGGCCCAGGGCCGTCAGATGGGTGGTCAACTGGCGTACGCCGTCGGCGATGTCGAGGTTGACGGTGGCGCCGGCCCGGTCGTCGCCGGGGTCGGCGTCCAGCATGACCAGGGGCAGGTCCGCGTCGCGGAGCGCGGTGAGGGCCTCGGCGGCCATGGACGAGGCGATC comes from the Streptomyces angustmyceticus genome and includes:
- the prcA gene encoding proteasome subunit alpha; the encoded protein is MSTPFYVSPQQAMADRAEYARKGIARGRSVVVLQYTDGVVFVAENPSRALHKVSEIYDRIAFAAVGKYNEFENLRIGGVRYADLRGYTYDREDVTARGLANVYAQTLGTIFSSAAEKPYEVELIVAEVGAAPEDDQIYRLPHDGSIVDEHGSVAVGGNADQISSYLDQRHRDGMTLAEALKLAVESLSRDTNGGERRLTAEQLEVATLDRTRPQQRKFKRILGRQLSRLLDESGGDAAADAGAGESGAAGGKGAEDGGSKDNGTKGKGPAGEDGSEGEPLL
- a CDS encoding LacI family DNA-binding transcriptional regulator, with translation MTSNETAAAGRRPDTVRTTSRDVARAAGVSQAAVSLVLGDKWRGRVSPAKAEAVRTAARELGYRPNLAARSLRMGRTRTVLLVVPALTTEFFARVYTGAARVAADHGFGMVLYPSPEGIGPARDPFDSAAATLDGVIASSMAAEALTALRDADLPLVMLDADPGDDRAGATVNLDIADGVRQLTTHLTALGHRRVTHLAADVDSWTFALRARAVAEALEGVPGARLRRQPAALAVDAGLHAAHAALTAPGPRPTALLCDDDIIAAGACKAARRLGLRIPEDVSVTGFDDLALAVAVEPELTTVRLPAEEFGEAGMRALMSVLDGRPAQVPTLPVELVTRGSTAPPADTPDNAARPGGQ